A genomic window from Maridesulfovibrio sp. includes:
- a CDS encoding lipase family protein yields the protein MFFKHGQLMDAPPIKRAAYSDRTAWIMAELSRLVYERLPNEQQLDELLERLIGAIRGDTKKTDLISMVSEVAASLNENQESQTHSVLTSNKFELVNSYSIGGTEAMVVRIPPDPKVNFAGMFVVVFRGTEVTSIADLKADLNINLVDAPGGGRIHCGFLNAYEKVAEQLNNDLKQAGDLPVYITGHSLGGALALVATRYLGSDSVGATYTFGCPRVGDDNFFKKIKTPVYRVVNAADGVARIPFGAGLSIFLSGLRVVPINGTKWVSEQIRKHFVGFTHYGNLVMLSASSEPEMVHVYMSPSIFKSGLLVVVPRMVTTLGKAALADHSMTGYCEKLGVYALKRL from the coding sequence ATGTTTTTCAAGCACGGTCAACTGATGGATGCCCCGCCCATAAAAAGGGCGGCATATTCCGATAGAACAGCGTGGATAATGGCGGAACTTTCAAGGTTGGTATATGAAAGGTTACCAAATGAACAACAATTGGACGAACTGTTAGAGAGACTTATAGGCGCAATTCGCGGAGATACGAAAAAAACGGATTTAATCTCCATGGTTTCCGAAGTGGCTGCAAGTCTTAATGAGAATCAGGAAAGTCAGACCCACAGCGTGCTGACAAGTAATAAGTTTGAACTTGTCAATTCATATTCGATAGGCGGAACTGAGGCGATGGTTGTGCGAATACCACCGGACCCCAAAGTGAATTTTGCGGGGATGTTTGTAGTGGTTTTTCGTGGAACAGAGGTGACTTCCATTGCTGATCTGAAAGCAGACTTGAACATAAATTTAGTAGATGCTCCGGGCGGGGGGAGGATTCATTGCGGTTTTTTAAATGCATATGAAAAAGTCGCGGAGCAACTGAATAATGATTTAAAGCAGGCAGGTGATCTGCCTGTATATATTACGGGACATTCGCTTGGCGGGGCATTGGCTTTGGTGGCAACCAGGTATCTGGGCAGTGACAGTGTCGGAGCCACTTATACTTTTGGCTGTCCAAGGGTTGGTGATGATAACTTCTTTAAAAAAATTAAAACACCTGTCTACCGTGTTGTGAATGCTGCGGACGGGGTTGCCAGAATCCCATTCGGCGCCGGATTGTCAATCTTTCTGTCAGGATTACGGGTGGTTCCAATAAATGGAACTAAGTGGGTATCAGAGCAGATAAGAAAACATTTCGTCGGATTCACCCATTATGGAAATCTGGTGATGTTGTCGGCCAGCTCTGAACCGGAAATGGTTCACGTGTATATGAGTCCGAGTATTTTTAAGTCAGGACTACTGGTAGTCGTTCCAAGAATGGTAACGACACTGGGTAAGGCCGCTCTCGCAGATCATAGTATGACAGGATATTGCGAAAAACTGGGGGTTTATGCCTTGAAGCGGTTGTAG
- a CDS encoding DUF4198 domain-containing protein: MARKLWINMTESFGLHKSLETPPWHYFVSLGYGHVVPNDDFVDAALTLDSFELLSPSMKKTDLCAPEGKVKNLDSAAGATVSVGDVAPRKIAFNDKAEKGVHQVVAATKEEFFALWEEDGKVQTANLPLNKVADKNVLTSVKYQAFAKTYLKNEEWKQPKAMGHALEIIPLTDLSNVHVGDWVTFQVDFMGKPFTCTQESMEFLLASSNTFGGEGGGELEGFFLSAYIVNGRARIKMPTSGQWLINVFSRQDVTPDNELKELSDSCRKVYYGSSVTFNVKA; encoded by the coding sequence ATGGCTAGAAAATTATGGATAAACATGACTGAGTCTTTTGGTCTGCATAAATCTCTTGAGACTCCTCCGTGGCATTATTTTGTAAGTCTTGGTTACGGCCATGTCGTCCCTAATGATGATTTTGTTGATGCGGCTTTGACTTTGGATTCATTTGAGTTGCTTTCCCCTTCTATGAAAAAGACAGATTTATGTGCTCCGGAAGGGAAAGTGAAGAACCTCGATTCCGCCGCCGGGGCTACAGTTAGTGTCGGTGATGTCGCCCCGCGTAAAATAGCTTTCAATGATAAAGCTGAAAAGGGCGTGCATCAGGTCGTCGCTGCTACCAAAGAGGAGTTTTTCGCACTCTGGGAGGAGGACGGAAAAGTTCAGACTGCGAATCTGCCATTGAACAAAGTTGCTGATAAAAACGTACTTACCAGCGTAAAATATCAGGCTTTCGCCAAAACTTATTTGAAAAATGAAGAGTGGAAACAGCCGAAAGCCATGGGCCACGCTCTTGAAATAATCCCGTTGACGGACCTTAGTAATGTTCATGTAGGTGACTGGGTCACATTTCAGGTTGATTTTATGGGTAAACCATTCACCTGCACTCAGGAATCCATGGAGTTTCTCCTAGCTTCTTCAAACACTTTCGGTGGAGAGGGCGGAGGTGAGTTGGAAGGTTTCTTCCTTTCAGCCTATATCGTCAATGGACGTGCCAGAATCAAAATGCCCACATCCGGTCAATGGCTCATCAATGTTTTTTCAAGACAGGATGTCACTCCTGACAATGAACTGAAAGAGTTAAGCGACAGCTGCCGCAAGGTTTACTACGGCAGTAGCGTTACCTTTAACGTGAAAGCCTAA
- a CDS encoding HD domain-containing protein yields MLEKYEKKFELYIRSEMVQDPAHDIDHVRRVVKTAKELCDKEGAKLEVVLPAAYLHDCFTFPKNHPKRASSSIVAAEKAEAFLISIDYPKDHLAEIKHAIVAHSFSLGVKPDTIEAQIVQDADRLDALGAIGISRCIQVSAGFGSSLYHSEDPYAESRALDDKAYALDHFQVKLFKIAEQMNTASARQEAEKRVRFMELYIDQLGSEIHLKR; encoded by the coding sequence GTGTTGGAAAAATACGAGAAAAAATTTGAACTCTATATCCGATCCGAGATGGTTCAAGACCCGGCTCATGATATCGACCATGTTCGTAGGGTTGTTAAAACAGCCAAAGAACTGTGCGATAAAGAAGGTGCGAAGTTAGAGGTAGTTTTACCTGCGGCATATTTGCATGACTGTTTCACCTTTCCTAAAAACCACCCGAAGCGGGCATCAAGCTCCATAGTTGCGGCGGAGAAAGCGGAAGCGTTTCTCATATCGATCGACTACCCGAAAGATCACTTGGCGGAAATTAAACACGCAATTGTGGCCCATAGCTTTAGTCTTGGAGTAAAACCTGACACTATTGAGGCTCAAATCGTTCAAGATGCAGACAGGCTTGATGCTCTTGGTGCGATCGGCATATCACGATGCATTCAGGTAAGCGCAGGTTTTGGCTCCAGTTTGTATCACAGTGAAGACCCCTACGCCGAAAGCCGTGCGCTAGATGATAAAGCTTATGCTTTGGACCATTTTCAAGTGAAGCTTTTTAAGATAGCTGAGCAAATGAATACGGCTTCTGCAAGGCAGGAAGCTGAGAAAAGAGTTCGTTTTATGGAGTTGTACATAGATCAGCTCGGTTCAGAGATACACCTGAAAAGGTGA
- a CDS encoding cysteine synthase family protein produces the protein MIFDNVLKCVGNTPCLALKLGKNLIHAKAEFMNPSGSVKDRVAARIIDLAINDGSLRPGMCIAEASSGNMGISLAMAGAACGYDVTIYMCETASVERRNIMRMLGANVILTPAHQSVGGAVEALRVDAASDPNLFLVNQFGNKENILAHYNGTGKEIWEDTGGNIDCFINGIGSGGTMMGVGTYLRERNPDIRLIAVEPKGAASLLGHKPKLHSIEGIGDGFLPDIVKPEYIDAIQEISDAQAIEYARKLARDKGIFIGMSAGANLAAAEIVMNEHPDWRIATILPDRAERYFSTQLFAGQPNIVSKGRTAA, from the coding sequence ATGATATTTGATAATGTCCTTAAATGTGTCGGCAATACACCTTGCCTGGCATTGAAGCTGGGTAAGAATCTTATACATGCCAAGGCTGAATTCATGAATCCCAGTGGTTCTGTAAAGGACCGTGTAGCAGCAAGAATTATCGACCTTGCCATAAATGACGGGAGCCTGCGTCCGGGGATGTGTATCGCAGAAGCTTCCAGCGGCAACATGGGCATATCGTTGGCGATGGCCGGGGCTGCCTGCGGCTATGATGTGACTATCTATATGTGTGAGACTGCAAGTGTAGAGCGTCGTAACATAATGCGTATGCTCGGCGCTAACGTGATACTTACCCCGGCGCATCAAAGTGTCGGAGGGGCTGTTGAGGCTCTAAGAGTTGATGCCGCTTCTGATCCTAATCTATTTCTGGTTAATCAATTCGGTAATAAAGAGAATATACTTGCCCATTACAATGGGACCGGAAAGGAAATATGGGAAGACACTGGCGGAAACATAGATTGCTTCATAAACGGTATAGGGAGCGGGGGGACCATGATGGGGGTGGGAACCTATCTGCGGGAACGTAACCCGGATATTCGGTTAATTGCTGTAGAGCCGAAGGGAGCGGCCTCTCTTTTAGGGCATAAACCCAAATTACACAGCATTGAAGGTATTGGTGACGGGTTCCTGCCGGATATAGTTAAGCCGGAATACATTGATGCCATTCAAGAAATTTCTGATGCTCAAGCCATCGAATATGCCCGGAAGCTTGCGCGGGATAAAGGGATTTTCATTGGAATGTCAGCAGGGGCCAACCTTGCCGCTGCCGAAATAGTGATGAATGAACATCCGGACTGGCGTATTGCTACTATTCTTCCTGATAGAGCTGAGAGGTACTTCAGTACTCAATTGTTTGCTGGGCAACCGAATATTGTAAGCAAGGGGCGGACCGCAGCTTGA
- a CDS encoding TonB-dependent receptor, translating into MNMRKIYGAMSLVVMLSLTTGAYAEEKKEYQLESMTVTAQKVGEDIQDVPISISAFSDVMLEEKEINKFDDLIQYVPNMFLRKNSVDSEIVIRGISSYASSLYSTAGFYVDGVNYPIHQMQDMDFIDIERVEVLKGPQGVLYGRNSQSGVVSIITKQPSNEFSAKVFSDIGVWNTDESNFIFREGFNANIPIKEDTFNMRVSFQKEDSKGWMENIYNDDDAMEVDHIGGRATALWTPNDDLGITFIFEGRNKDDGIGVYRFESGEYSTPRNEIAWNGNNRNEVYSDSEIIKVEYDAGIFDVTSITGRHGYFQRFVNDYDMSTQDFGDSGSTYDVQVISEEFRLSSKKDENAVIDWLGGLYAYKEDLDTDYFGYGKHNTDQDNWGTALFGQGTWNMTPDWHLTLGARVDYVNLDAKKDLDLTDFGEGTSTLKGSISSVEFLPSATVTYDVTSDITSYAKISRGYLAGGFDYATSVTDEQFKYDPEYSMNYELGMKSTWLEKSLIANVAAFYIDITDKQVAQLEPIASNPDNRRIVNAAKAQSFGAELELQFKPIDGLLLTSSAGYVNSRLRDWKTVEDSFDYDGKKTPGSPDWTYTFGATYRWDNGFMVSADCTGLSSYYTDPKNKNEVDGRFLVNPSIGYEGENFEVVLWAKNVFNEEYNENEWDWAGSTLVQQGEPGSYGVRLGYHF; encoded by the coding sequence ATGAATATGAGGAAGATTTATGGTGCTATGTCGTTGGTCGTTATGCTGTCGCTGACGACCGGCGCATATGCCGAGGAAAAGAAAGAGTATCAGCTCGAAAGCATGACCGTGACAGCCCAGAAGGTGGGGGAAGACATTCAGGATGTCCCGATAAGTATTTCTGCTTTCTCGGACGTCATGCTTGAAGAGAAGGAAATCAACAAGTTTGACGATTTGATTCAGTATGTCCCCAACATGTTTTTGCGCAAGAACAGTGTGGACAGTGAAATCGTAATCAGGGGTATTTCCTCTTACGCCAGCTCTCTGTACTCCACTGCTGGTTTTTATGTGGACGGTGTCAACTATCCTATCCACCAGATGCAGGACATGGATTTTATAGATATTGAACGCGTTGAAGTACTAAAGGGACCTCAAGGTGTTTTGTATGGTCGAAACTCTCAGTCCGGTGTTGTTAGTATCATTACAAAACAACCTTCAAACGAATTTTCTGCAAAAGTATTTTCAGATATCGGTGTATGGAACACTGATGAATCAAACTTCATTTTCAGAGAGGGGTTTAACGCAAATATTCCCATAAAAGAAGATACCTTCAATATGAGAGTGAGCTTTCAAAAAGAAGATTCTAAAGGCTGGATGGAAAATATTTATAACGACGATGATGCCATGGAAGTAGATCATATAGGAGGTAGGGCTACTGCTCTTTGGACTCCTAATGATGATCTTGGGATTACATTTATTTTTGAAGGTAGAAATAAAGATGATGGTATCGGAGTATACCGTTTTGAAAGCGGTGAATATTCAACACCACGTAATGAGATTGCATGGAATGGCAACAATAGAAACGAAGTCTATTCCGACTCTGAGATTATTAAAGTGGAATATGATGCAGGGATTTTTGATGTAACTTCTATCACCGGTCGCCATGGATATTTTCAGAGGTTTGTCAACGACTACGACATGAGTACTCAAGACTTCGGTGATTCCGGCAGTACTTACGATGTACAGGTTATCAGTGAAGAGTTCAGGCTTTCTTCTAAGAAAGATGAAAATGCCGTGATCGACTGGCTTGGCGGACTTTATGCTTACAAAGAGGATCTGGATACGGATTATTTCGGATATGGAAAGCATAATACTGATCAAGACAACTGGGGGACAGCACTATTCGGTCAGGGAACATGGAATATGACTCCTGACTGGCACCTTACTTTGGGCGCGCGTGTCGACTACGTTAACTTGGATGCTAAAAAAGACCTTGATCTTACAGATTTCGGAGAGGGAACAAGTACTCTCAAAGGCAGCATAAGTTCAGTTGAATTTCTCCCCAGTGCAACTGTTACCTATGATGTTACTTCAGATATAACTTCTTATGCCAAGATCAGTCGCGGATATCTCGCCGGCGGTTTTGATTACGCTACATCTGTCACTGATGAGCAATTCAAATACGATCCTGAATACAGCATGAACTACGAATTAGGCATGAAGTCCACTTGGCTTGAGAAAAGCCTGATTGCAAACGTAGCCGCATTTTATATCGATATTACCGATAAACAGGTGGCCCAGCTGGAGCCTATTGCTTCCAACCCTGACAACAGGAGAATTGTAAACGCCGCTAAAGCGCAGTCCTTCGGTGCAGAGCTGGAACTCCAATTCAAGCCTATTGACGGATTACTGCTTACTTCTTCTGCCGGTTATGTGAACAGCCGTTTGCGCGATTGGAAAACAGTTGAAGACTCTTTTGATTACGACGGTAAGAAAACTCCCGGCTCTCCAGACTGGACCTACACTTTCGGCGCCACCTACCGTTGGGATAACGGTTTTATGGTCAGTGCGGATTGCACCGGCCTTAGTTCCTATTACACAGACCCCAAAAACAAGAATGAAGTTGACGGACGTTTCTTAGTTAACCCGAGTATCGGATACGAAGGTGAAAACTTCGAAGTGGTTCTCTGGGCGAAAAACGTTTTCAACGAAGAGTACAACGAAAACGAATGGGATTGGGCCGGCAGTACTTTGGTTCAGCAGGGCGAACCTGGTTCGTACGGTGTTCGTCTTGGCTACCATTTCTAA